Below is a window of Leishmania panamensis strain MHOM/PA/94/PSC-1 chromosome 30 sequence DNA.
agcagcggtgccccGCACTGTTGTAACCGACTGCTCATTCGAATCTAAGGTTTACATCCGAAAGCTTTGCAGCATGACGGTGATTACTTCTCCCGTGAATCGGTGCTCTCGACAGAGACCAGGGACGAGGAATCAAGTCGACAGGCAACACCTGACCTGCGCGAGACCGTGTATCGCGAACGTTCCGGAGGCCTCGCTTCCAAGCCATGAGCTGAGTAAAGTGCTGCCCCTGCCTCGGTTACTCAGTGCGTCTCATAGACTTATCAACGGAGGATGCACAGTCGAGTGCGTCAAGCCCAGGTCATCGCTGGCGTGGTCTTTTCGGGCAGAGTGCTGCGCAGGGGGTGGCGGGTGTGCATCCGTCTCTGCCTGGGCTCCCCTACCCCTCCCTTTTGTGAGTGCCACGTCGGTCGCTTCCCTGAGTTCATCGAAGGGCGCAGTGTAGCATGCGGACGGTATAGATACGAATGCTCATCAccggtgtatgtgtgcgtgtccgtTGATTGTGTCTAGCATACGGCGAATTCGAATTGGATAGCGCTGAGCGACGTGAGCGCTTCTCTTGCGTGTTTCCCGTCTCCTGCTCCTTCCTTGAGTGTCTTCcgcgccccctctcccctcccccaaacgTACCCccacttctcttctccccgtGTGTGCCTCACTCCATCTAATGACTTCTCgggccagctcctcctctgcctgctCGATACCCTTTGTggttgttgttcttctgcGTCCTGAGTGTCTTGTTTTCGCTGCCACTACTGACGTTCGTCAGTATGTGTTCGACCTCTCCCATCTCTGTCTTCTGGCTTGGGTGGACGCCCCttgtggatggcgctgctacTGAGCGTCGTCTTCCTACGTCTTGTTTTCCACTGCACATTCGCGCTGTGGTCATTTTCTTCTGCCTACTTCACATTCCTCTTTGACCGCTTTTTAATGTTCGCTCTACAACGCGTGTTGTGCCAGCACTCTCCGTGCTGAGTGTCTGGTATGAccgttttcctctctctttctgtcttTATCGGCCTCGTGCTCTGGGTGTATTTGAATAGGCTTGTACGCGTATCTTTCGGGCTCGTGTGCTGCCTtgggcaaagagagagagagacggagagggagagtctTCACACTGCAGGTCGCACAACAGCCTTCTCCATTTTGCCGGTAGAACCCCACAGCAGGGAAACCGCTGTTGCGCAAGGTAATTCTCTAGCCACCAAAATGTCAGTGTTcgcacacaagcagagaagagagtgtGGCGATCGGATGCTCTTCAGCATCGATCCAATTACATGTAAACGACATCAGCGCATCTTTTCCTGCGCTGACACAGCACTTTGAACAGAGCTGTTAGTGCCCATCGTGCATGCTGCAAGGGTATTATGGGCATATGGGCAACACCCCTGTAGGCGGCACCTCAACCACCGCGTCACTTTTTACCGAGGAATGCGGCTGCACCTTTGCAAAGaagacaaacaaaaaagggacCACTGCCGAGGACGTTTTCgggcctctcctcttctccctggCCCATTTGCGACGATGCGGGCGGACAGCCTTTGGCTCTTTTCATGTTTCTCTTTCATAGGATgtcgcctctcccttcttttccccgATACACCCTCTGGTGGTGCGTGGCTCATGGGTTGCCGCGTGTCTTGAagggttgtgtgtgtgtgtgtgtgtgtgtgtgaacgCCGCGCAAAGCAACGCAACACGTTCATCTTTTTCGTGACGTgtttgccctctctctctctctctcgctttctctgtgGCGAGACAAAACAGAAAAGCGATGGAAGAACTCCAAAGGAGAACATCGGTGCGCGTACAAGATGAAAACTGAGcgggggggaaagagagcacTGCAGAACACACTGCAGCTCGTTTCATCTTCGGGagttgttttctttttgtcCTTGTTTTCAActgccctttccctctttcgcATTGTCCTTCTCTTATCCGCCATCCACTGactcgcacctcctctcccccaagCCTCATAGAGAGCAAGACCTCCCTCGCCCACTCTTCACTTTTCACCTTCCTTACCAGTACTCCTCTCCCCCGTACTGTTCCCTCTGCTTCGCATTGCGTACTtccgctttccctcttcacttcttATAAAGCGTTTTTTTTCTAGTTTCTCGCTTCTTTCGTCTTACCTGCGGACAACGcgcccacccctcctcacacCAGCCTTTCCCTGAGCTATGTGTCTCTTTTCTCACCCTTGTCGCTCAATCTGTCATCTGTCAGGCACAGACACATCAACACCGTCCACTACCTTCAAGACTCCCCAATCGACCCTCCCGTGTTGCCTTGTCGCCGTTTCTTTTTTAAGCTCATACTCTCTGCCTCAACGCTATCTTGATGTGCTTCACGCACGTTAGAGGAGGGCGATAATCGCCATCGCATCCCACCCTCCCGGGTAGTGGCACAAATCACCACGaaataaaaaagaaaaacaaaaaggacaAAAATGAGCTCTTGCAATgcgccctctctcgttctcactttctgtttctctctcttccttgccGTGCGCCGTCCCTTTTTCAACTTTTCCTGCCCCTcttgcgtgggcgtgtgatTTCGGCTGTTGTGTTCCGTTTCATCTCCCGCTTTCCTATTTTGTGTCGGGTCTAGTTTCGGTCCCTGTGGTATCTCACTACTCTCTAGATCAACGTGTACGCCCGCCTCCTTTCGCAGAAacagccgcccccccccacacacatgaaCTGGAGGTAGGACGGGTATACGTGTAGTTTTCTGACAGGTGTGGAATCCCTCACTGGAGACATTGCCGGAATCTCGTTGCCTACCCCtgtacccccctcccccacttaCGCCTGTACCCAGcttcctcgctccctcctcacTATGAGCAAGGCAACGTGGCTGGACCGACAGAGCATTCGCCAGCTTCTCCTCTACGGAGGACTCGTGCGACTGGTGCTGCTTATTTACGCTGCTTTTCATGACTACTATTTCCGAGTCCAATACACGGATATTGACTACATGATTGTGGTTGATGGCGCCAGGGAGTTACTGCATGGAGGAACGCCGTTTGATCGCACGACGTACCGGTACACCCCTCTTCTGGCCGTCCTGGTGCTCCCCGCAGTGCTCATCGCAAACCCGCTGGGAAAGGTCGTCTTTACGCTGAGCGACCTTGGTGCAGCCTACTACTGCTTTCGAATACTCCTGCGCTTTTCGACGGAACGGAGTGCCAAGTGGATGGTAATTATCATGATTCTCTTCAACCCCGTTGTGCTGAACGTGTCGACGCGTGGCAACAGCGACATGCTCATATCTTTCATGTGCATGGGAGTGCTGGCAAAGTTTGCCGAGGGTCGTTACTTCACGGCCGCGGCAATCCTCGGCTTTGCTGTGCATTTTAAGATCTATCCCATCATCTACACGCTTCCGTTGGTGCTCGGTGTGTGGGAGCGTGCGAAGCAAAATCGCTTCTTCAGTCGTCTCGCCCACACCACCTCTGTAGTAGTCGGTTGTGGTCTCTGCTTCACGGTCAGCTTCGCTGTTCCGACGTATGTGTGCTACGCAGTCTACGGCCAACAGTACCTCGACGAGGCCTTCATTTACCATATCCATCGCGAGGATCACCGGCACAACTTCTCTCCGTACTGGCTGCTCATGTACCTCAATATGGGTCGCCGAGAcctcggcgtcggcgtcgacTACTCCGCCGGACTGTTTGCGTTTCTGCCGCAGTTTGCAGTTCTGTGCTACGCCTCGTGGAAGCTTCGCAAGAACATTGCCCACGCCTGCTGCGTGGAGACGATTCTCTTCGTCGCCTTCAACAAGGTCTGCACCGTGCAGTACTTTGTGTGGTTCCTCCCGTTCCTCGCGTTCGTCTTCTGCGACCCGGCGCGGTCAACAGGGCTCACgtacgccaccgctgcccctAAGTCAGAGCGTCGACGGCCGCTCTGGTCTGTCATGGTCATCTTCATGTGGGGCCTCACAATTCCACTGTGGGTGTGGACAGCCTACCCGCTCGAGTTTCAGGGACGGAACCACTACGGCCGTCTTTGGATTGTGTCGTGCCTTTTCTACCTCGCCACAGTGGGCCTCGCCGCATGGCTGGGACGGCTGTGTTACCGGAATAGCATGACCATCGCTATGATGGACGTTTCCCTGACGCGCAAGGAGGTTTAGCGGTGCCATGAGGTCCGGCGACTCCACTTTGTGTGCCGCCCCATTAGACTTTGCTGGCGCGGAGAAACAGGCTGGCCATGCAGAACACTCCATCGTGCTAACTCCAATTTTTGACGTCATGGTGTTTCTGACGgcaagctgcgcagcagtAGTGACATCTCCTAGTCTTACCGACATACTATCCgggctctctccccctcttccagGTTGACTGCACCGGGTGAGTAatcgtatgtgtgtgtacatcTATGCGCGTTTGTGTACGTCGCCTTGGGTTGCGACGGGAGTGCTCTTTTCTATCGCGAATTTGGTGCCTCGGAAAGGAATcaacgaagaagaggatagagagaacgagagagtCAGGCGGTTTGTGCGCCTGGCGTAGGGGGTTGGTTGCGGCGCCCTCGTCCCTTCTACCTTTTTTCCTTTACGGGCTCTTCTTGGGGGCGGAATTGTGTGACACAGGCGCCTGCGGagaacacacacccacacactgcAGGAATCGTTTGCAGAATCGGGTGTCTGTActcgcgcacgcagcagcagtccgTTCTCaatttttttccttttattATGTGGGGAGAGCCGACGGAGTTGTCGCTCTTCTAGAACGAGAGGACTCTTGGCTTCTTGCCATGATGAATAACCTTGAAGACTAAAGGGGGTTGTGGCTCACTGGTGACACTGCACACTTCTGTTTTGCCTGAATCCACCTGGCACATCGACAAGGTTATCGGAACCGCTTGGCAGCGACTCCACCTTCTGCCGAATTTGTCCACCATTAGCTGAGCTACcgtcttctttcttttttatCTGTTTCTCGCGCGCTTCTTCCCCTCAGtgcacacacctgcacgccCCTTGGGTTCCTTTCTTGGCACCGATGCAGACCAACTCACCTCACCGCTGGCACATTTCTTTCTCCGCAGGGTCCTCTACGCCGGTGCGCTCACCCCCTTCGCAGTTCTTTGTTTGCCTGATATAATTCCTCACATTGCCCAACGAGGAGGACACGAAAGACCAATGCGATGCGCTATCGCTCCCGTAGTAGTGGGGGCCTGCACTGGAGCACACTACTTTGGCGCTCCCTTTCTCAGAGAGACGCAAGACATCTTGTTCACCGCCGTCTCCTGTTGtatttccttttctttggctTCTACCTAATGCTCCCGGATACACCCCAGTNNNNNNNNNNNNNNNNNNNNNNNNNNNNNNNNNNNNNNNNNNNNNNNNNNNNNNNNNNNNNNNNNNNNNNNNNNNNNNNNNNNNNNNNNNNNNNNNNNNNNNNNNNNNNNNNNNNNNNNNNNNNNNNNNNNNNNNNNNNNNNNNNNNNNNNNNNNNNNNNNNNNNNNNNNNNNNNNNNNNNNNNNNNNNNNNNNNNNNNNNNNNNNNNNNNNNNNNNNNNNNNNNNNNNNNNNNNNNNNNNNNNNNNNNNNNNNNNNNNNNNNNNNNNNNNNNNNNNNNNNNNNNNNNNNNNNNNNNNNNNNNNNNNNNNNNNNNNNNNNNNNNNNNNNNNNNNNNNNNNNNNNNNNNNNNNNNNNNNNNNNNNNNNNNNNNNNNNNNNNNNNNNNNNNNNNNNNNNNNNNNNNNNNNNNNNNNNNNNNNNNNNNNNNNNNNNNNNNNNNNNNNNNNNNNNNNNNNNNNNNNNNNNNNNNNNNNNNNNNNNNNNNNNNNNNNNNNNNNNNNNNNNNNNNNNNNNNNNNNNNNNNNNNNNNNNNNNNNNNNNNNNNNNNNNNNNNNNNNNNNNNNNNNNNNNNNNNNNNNNNNNNNNNNNNNNNNNNNNNNNNNNNNNNNNNNNNNNNNNNNNNNNNNNNNNNNNNNNNNNNNNNNNNNNNNNNNNNNNNNNNNNNNNNNNNNNNNNNNNNNNNNNNNNNNNNNNNNNNNNNNNNNNNNNNNNNNNNNNNNNNNNNNNNNNNNNNNNNNNNNNNNNNNNNNNNNNNNNNNNNNNNNNNNNNNNNNNNNNNNNNNNNNNNNNNNNNNNNNNNNNNNNNNNNNNNNNNNNNNNNNNNNNNNNNNNNNNNNNNNNNNNNNNNNNNNNNNNNNNNNNNNNNNNNNNNNNNNNNNNNNNNNNNNNNNNNNNNNNNNNNNNNNNNNNNNNNNNNNNNNNNNNNNNNNNNNNNNNNNNNNNNNNNNNNNNNNNNNNNNNNNNNNNNNNNNNNNNNNNNNNNNNNNNNNNNNNCGCtgcgctttctttctcttttcttttctctcctcatTGGAGCTTCTCTTCAACCTTTGCAGCTGTAATCACACCGCTATGGAAAGCGACGGCGGGGTGCATGAGCGCACTGTTTCGGTGACgttgaggaagagagcgccATGTGGGGTCTTTACCTTTCCCGGATGACACGAATCCTGTGGTGGCTGCTTGTGCGGAGTTTACCGAAACAGTGCAAAGTAGCGATGAGACCTTCCTCGTGCACGGGGCCGTGTACATGGATGGGTCCTACTGAGTTGTGAGAGTGCGTGCAAATCCACAATGTCGGCGGGTTTCCGCTCTGTCGCGTAAAAGATATCTTGGCTTGGTCCTTGGTGCGCCGTTCTCGTTTCTTCGGGCAATAGGGCAGGTGATCCCCTCCCCCGGTTCTCTGCTTTGTGGGCACCCatgttgttctcttctcaTCGTTCCTTGCCACCTCCTGTCTCTTCCTGGTCTCTCTATTCTTCGCGCGCTGATGTCACATTCAtaacacacagcagcagcagcagcagcagcagcggcgccgcttcctctCGACCTCAATTAAAGGATCACAGTCTCTTGTTGGTCTCCCTTTTTGTCTGTGTTCATAGTAGACCATGTCCTACTATGTGGGCTACTCGCAGCGAGAGATCTACAAGAAGCGGTGCAACGAGCTGAACTGTGCATGCAACTCCGCGGTAGTACAGCTGCTCTCTGATGTGCCGAATGAGGTAGCGAGCCTCATCGCACTTGACCTCTCCAGCAACTTTCTGGGGAGAAAAGGCGTCATTCCGCTTCTGGATGTGATTGAGGGTGCCACGCAGCTACGTAGTCTTGACCTTCGTGACCAGCAGCTCGGCAATGAGGCTGTGGAACTGATATGTGTGCGCCTTCGACGGCATCCCTCTCTGGTGAAGCTAAACCTGTCAAACAACCCCATCACTCTCGCCGTTTCCAGggcgctgctcgagctgGCCAAGCAGAACTCTGTTCTGCAGTATATCCTCCTAGAGCACACATTCATGCGTCCCTCCATGGTGACTGTAATCGAGGTGCAGCTCGAGCAGAACCGGGCACGCGCTAGAGCCGCGTCGACCGTATCAGCGATGCATGAGGACAAGACAAGCCGaattgccaccaccacttcctcAGACGCAGGGACGTCTGTGGTCGATGTCAAGGCTGGCAGTTCGAGAAGCGAGCAGATTGTATTATCCACACCAGCCGGTGGTggcattgctgctgctgtggcactCCTTCATAGTAGTGCAGCACCGATGACAACGGGTAGCagcgagctgcgccagcgcatcCCAGCacacgagctgcagcacgtcttGCGCTATTACACTCACGCAGTAGCCGACGTTTTATATGACGTTAATCCCACGCAAGACCTCTGGGGGTGGTGTGAAGCTCGGCAGTACATGTTTGACGACGACCAGTTCAACTCACGCAACAATCACTTGCACAGGACGGCACGGCACCGGTACAGCATCGCTGGCTGGCGGCGCGTCGGCGAGCTCTATCCCGATGCCACGCTATTTGGGTGGGAAAGTGCGACAAGGCTCTCAAACGGCACGGCACAGCCGTCTGCAGCCGACTTCAGAGGCAGTGGTCTTCAGCACACTTGCGAGGGTCTGATAGGAGGTGTGATGGACTCCACAAGAGCAGCTGTAGGTCgtgaccgcagcagcagcggtgcggcatATTCGGATGCAACCTCGGTCCTCTGGCAGCTCCCCACAGATGTCCCGCCGGGGTTCACGTGGGCCTTCACAGCCCTCATGGCGAGCATGAAAGAGATGGGGTCACTGCATACCCTCCTCTGCGCATCCGCCACAGGTCTTCCAGACGGTGGGATGCGGGTGCAGCGGGGCACTGCTTGCCCTGGTATCTACACGATGCGCATTTTTGTGGAGGGCCAATGGCGCTACCTCCTCGTGGATGACTTTCTACCTGTAGACGAGTACGGCCGGTTGATCTTCACGAAGCTGTCGATGGACGACAAAGCGTTCTGGCCGTGCATCTTGGAGAAGATGCTAGCTAAGCTGCACGGAGGATACCATGCGTTGGATTCGCACTTTGACCAGCACCACGTCGACATCGATAGCTCCAACATACACAAGTCCATCGCTGGACTGTTCCTTAGCAAGGAGAACCTCCAGAGGGCGaccggcggtggcggtggcggtggtgccgccatTGTGTGCTGTGGCGGCAACGATGCTGATTGGGACGCCATGCCGGGCGACTCACTCATCGGTGAAGGGGTGGCGAAGAACTGCGGCTGTGTCATGTCGCGCCTCACGAGGGGCCTTTACGACAGCTATCAACTACAcccggtggaggaggcgccgacGACAAAGGTGttcgaggtgctgcacaagACTCTTGGGGTGCCCCTGTGCAAGGCAGACGTGCGAGAGGGATTCGACATCGCACCGAGTAGTCGTAGAGGGGCATCGGTGAGGCGGTCATTTCTTGGGGCTCGCAGCGTTTCTGTGGACGTCCCTGCCAGTGTGCCAGGCCTGTCGTCTTGCGTGACGACTGCCATGGCCTTTAGCAGAGACGTGTCGCGAACCTTTAACGGTATTCAGCCACGCTGCGGCTACCAgattgtgcgtgtgtgccacACCGGTGGCGTACGTTTGCTGGAGCTCTGCAATCCCTGGTGCGGCGCAGAGAAATGGACAGGCGACTGGGCGGACGATTCACCGCTGTGGAAGAGGCATCCAGAGGTGGCGGAGATACTACTGACGCGCGCCCGAACAGGCCCGAGTGCGCAGAGCGACGGCTGCTGCCTTTTGCAGCGACCCAGTGTGACATCCAGGCTGATCAATACGTCGCTAAAGCGCTCATTGCTGGCGACTTTGAGCGAGACGGGAGAGTCACTGAAGGAGATGAAGTTGAGCACACCGCCAGGCTCCGTGACGAACCCTGCTGGGcatcctgcgccgccacggaCGCACCTACAGAAGTCCACCTTCTGGATCGCCTACACGGACTTCCTGCAGAACTTTGAGTGGGTACACACGTGCCGCATCTTTGGTGACGAGTTTTATCGGCAAGACGTGCACAGCGCGTGGTCACGCGATTCGGCCGGTGGCAATGCACGTGAGCCGTCATGGTACATGAATCCGCACTATCGACTATCTTTCCCCTACAGGTCGACAGTTTATATGCAGCTGACACGACGCGATCCGCGTCTCCGTCGGACCCGCGACGTGGGGCGCGGTCACCAAGACTGCGTTGGTGGTATCGGCCTGCAACTTCTGCGTGACACGCATTACCCGCTACACTGTCCTGCGACCAGTCTGAGAGACGCGGCACTTGGGACGATCGCTTACTTGCCCAGTGGCTCCACGGAGGATATCGTCGCCGGCCATCGTAAGGATGATGACAACACAAATGACGTTGTGCGTGGCAGGGGTGTCGGTGCCCCTGACTGTGGCGACAactccgccttcgcctctgttTTCTCCTCCGAGGTGCGTCAAATCGGTGATTGCTTGTCACTGGAAGTCATGCTCGACGCCGGCGCGGAATACTGGATCGTACCCACCACATACGCACCGAGGGTGCTAGACGAGTTCGACCTCGCTGTCATCTCAACCTCGCCATTTATGCTGCTAGAGGCCAAGGAGTCCGAGTACTGGGATCAGCGCACGGTGCCACCAGAGCTGCTCCGCTCCGCTCCCACTGGCACTCAACAGGTTGGACAGACGGAGGGTGAGGTGTCCATCATTTTTGATTCGAAGACCCGCATCGCCAGTGATGCGAACCTTCTACTTCAGGACACACAACCGAAGCGCAACAAGCGCCTTGCACACAACTCTGTGAGGAACTCAAGCGAGTCCGCGTCTGCCCCGCTGTCCAGTGCACTGTGTCGCgttgtcgtcgctgccgcggtggacctcgctgcagcagacgaGGACGTGACGAAGCTCTGTGTCAACGAGGCGTACGAGCGGCCTTCGCTGCCCGTGGAGGACGTGATGGGCACGCCGACGCTGCAACTCGCCATCGTACCAGGGGAGGTGGACGGCAAAGGTCACCCCACTCGCACCGTGGGTGAAATCGATCCTCACGCtgcgcacacgtacgcgctTGACCATCACACCGTTCTTGAGACTGTCCTCACGCCTGTTCCTCTCAATA
It encodes the following:
- the GPI14 gene encoding mannosyltransferase, putative (TriTrypDB/GeneDB-style sysID: LpmP.30.1980), which encodes MSKATWLDRQSIRQLLLYGGLVRLVLLIYAAFHDYYFRVQYTDIDYMIVVDGARELLHGGTPFDRTTYRYTPLLAVLVLPAVLIANPLGKVVFTLSDLGAAYYCFRILLRFSTERSAKWMVIIMILFNPVVLNVSTRGNSDMLISFMCMGVLAKFAEGRYFTAAAILGFAVHFKIYPIIYTLPLVLGVWERAKQNRFFSRLAHTTSVVVGCGLCFTVSFAVPTYVCYAVYGQQYLDEAFIYHIHREDHRHNFSPYWLLMYLNMGRRDLGVGVDYSAGLFAFLPQFAVLCYASWKLRKNIAHACCVETILFVAFNKVCTVQYFVWFLPFLAFVFCDPARSTGLTYATAAPKSERRRPLWSVMVIFMWGLTIPLWVWTAYPLEFQGRNHYGRLWIVSCLFYLATVGLAAWLGRLCYRNSMTIAMMDVSLTRKEV
- a CDS encoding calpain-like cysteine peptidase, putative (TriTrypDB/GeneDB-style sysID: LpmP.30.1990) yields the protein MSYYVGYSQREIYKKRCNELNCACNSAVVQLLSDVPNEVASLIALDLSSNFLGRKGVIPLLDVIEGATQLRSLDLRDQQLGNEAVELICVRLRRHPSLVKLNLSNNPITLAVSRALLELAKQNSVLQYILLEHTFMRPSMVTVIEVQLEQNRARARAASTVSAMHEDKTSRIATTTSSDAGTSVVDVKAGSSRSEQIVLSTPAGGGIAAAVALLHSSAAPMTTGSSELRQRIPAHELQHVLRYYTHAVADVLYDVNPTQDLWGWCEARQYMFDDDQFNSRNNHLHRTARHRYSIAGWRRVGELYPDATLFGWESATRLSNGTAQPSAADFRGSGLQHTCEGLIGGVMDSTRAAVGRDRSSSGAAYSDATSVLWQLPTDVPPGFTWAFTALMASMKEMGSLHTLLCASATGLPDGGMRVQRGTACPGIYTMRIFVEGQWRYLLVDDFLPVDEYGRLIFTKLSMDDKAFWPCILEKMLAKLHGGYHALDSHFDQHHVDIDSSNIHKSIAGLFLSKENLQRATGGGGGGGAAIVCCGGNDADWDAMPGDSLIGEGVAKNCGCVMSRLTRGLYDSYQLHPVEEAPTTKVFEVLHKTLGVPLCKADVREGFDIAPSSRRGASVRRSFLGARSVSVDVPASVPGLSSCVTTAMAFSRDVSRTFNGIQPRCGYQIVRVCHTGGVRLLELCNPWCGAEKWTGDWADDSPLWKRHPEVAEILLTRARTGPSAQSDGCCLLQRPSVTSRLINTSLKRSLLATLSETGESLKEMKLSTPPGSVTNPAGHPAPPRTHLQKSTFWIAYTDFLQNFEWVHTCRIFGDEFYRQDVHSAWSRDSAGGNAREPSWYMNPHYRLSFPYRSTVYMQLTRRDPRLRRTRDVGRGHQDCVGGIGLQLLRDTHYPLHCPATSLRDAALGTIAYLPSGSTEDIVAGHRKDDDNTNDVVRGRGVGAPDCGDNSAFASVFSSEVRQIGDCLSLEVMLDAGAEYWIVPTTYAPRVLDEFDLAVISTSPFMLLEAKESEYWDQRTVPPELLRSAPTGTQQVGQTEGEVSIIFDSKTRIASDANLLLQDTQPKRNKRLAHNSVRNSSESASAPLSSALCRVVVAAAVDLAAADEDVTKLCVNEAYERPSLPVEDVMGTPTLQLAIVPGEVDGKGHPTRTVGEIDPHAAHTYALDHHTVLETVLTPVPLNSAEYYTVICALRPAKMPVQVHYRVWCAAPLLEVMSVPMWSKQEMVLCWDDEKGSASYYSGTRHPQVELSKLRPFQRFAVSLRMMDYDTIEPAIMFSVVVNDGLQGEPVEGRLEDRGVWWQSAYVNGTYVQGSFDLDEHPPESLILIACLQPTGSRGKCILTISSDSADYRAYPLRAVGAHLL